The Aminithiophilus ramosus genome contains a region encoding:
- the pilM gene encoding type IV pilus biogenesis protein PilM encodes MVFWPLRKRGKRLASVSLEGDGLRYLELSGDRTSLRYERSAVVLPLPGALKQDMVGDMEILSRSLARLEEEAGRFASPVAVGIPSRDVLIRLVDMPPLSPDDAREALRWDFDRHFPFPATDAAYDVAPLDLPGNGDEENRHYLVAACRLGLAEGLVGAVEALGVTVSALEPLNLALFRAGLGPVDRFDGGHLQVHVGFETSEIMLGYREGGILFRTVMAGRAGGSEGLSSLAREVDATRAFIRSRFRDLSLEEIVVTGQRGIDEAFLSQIRGEGLLPVAHLSVEALWGIAGHRDEGPREGLEAAVGLCVRALP; translated from the coding sequence ATGGTTTTTTGGCCCCTCAGAAAAAGGGGAAAACGTCTGGCGTCCGTCTCCCTCGAGGGCGACGGACTTCGTTATCTGGAACTCTCCGGTGATCGGACCTCGCTGCGCTATGAGCGGTCTGCCGTGGTGCTTCCCCTGCCGGGAGCCCTCAAGCAGGATATGGTGGGCGACATGGAGATCCTTTCGCGCAGTCTGGCCCGACTCGAAGAGGAGGCGGGCCGCTTTGCCTCGCCTGTGGCTGTCGGCATTCCCTCGCGGGATGTCCTGATACGCCTCGTCGACATGCCTCCGTTGAGCCCGGATGATGCCCGTGAGGCCCTGCGTTGGGATTTCGACAGGCATTTTCCCTTTCCCGCAACCGATGCCGCCTATGACGTGGCCCCTTTGGACTTGCCCGGTAACGGCGACGAGGAAAACAGGCATTATCTTGTCGCCGCCTGCCGCCTCGGCCTCGCCGAGGGGCTCGTCGGTGCCGTCGAAGCCCTGGGCGTGACCGTGTCGGCGCTGGAACCCCTCAATCTGGCTCTTTTCAGGGCGGGGCTGGGTCCTGTCGATCGCTTCGACGGCGGGCATCTCCAGGTCCATGTGGGCTTCGAGACGAGCGAGATCATGTTGGGTTACCGGGAGGGTGGCATACTCTTCCGGACCGTCATGGCCGGTCGTGCCGGAGGGAGCGAGGGGCTCTCCTCCCTGGCGCGGGAAGTGGACGCGACGCGAGCTTTCATCCGAAGCCGTTTTCGTGACCTTTCTCTGGAGGAGATCGTCGTTACCGGCCAGAGGGGGATTGACGAGGCTTTTCTGAGCCAGATCCGAGGAGAGGGTCTTCTTCCCGTGGCACACCTCTCCGTCG
- a CDS encoding prepilin-type N-terminal cleavage/methylation domain-containing protein, whose amino-acid sequence MRSAFSLVESLVALTILAVALLSMALLPVATTKLLAASAQRERASALALSLLEKAEGVEPDSLRSVSFDFPEGFTGSLSVEEESFSVALTAVVSWRNPTGGERSVTYRRQVSRHGTSP is encoded by the coding sequence GTGCGTTCTGCCTTCTCCCTCGTCGAGTCGCTCGTCGCTCTGACGATTCTGGCCGTCGCCCTTCTGTCCATGGCCCTTCTTCCCGTGGCCACGACGAAGCTCCTTGCGGCGTCGGCCCAGAGGGAGAGGGCGTCGGCCCTCGCCCTGAGCCTCCTCGAAAAAGCGGAGGGAGTCGAACCCGACTCCCTCCGCTCGGTCTCTTTCGATTTCCCCGAAGGTTTCACCGGCTCCCTCTCCGTCGAGGAGGAGAGCTTCTCCGTCGCCCTCACCGCCGTCGTCTCCTGGCGGAATCCGACGGGAGGAGAGCGTTCCGTCACCTACAGAAGGCAGGTGAGCCGTCACGGCACGTCGCCCTGA
- a CDS encoding type II secretion system protein: MRSIIGNRTKRGGFTLVELLIVVIIIGILSGGMMLVAGSGTDKAEATRIVSDLRTLKTAALMYAADNNMVWTETINDLSTYLDKSLASSDYGLEAGSDDLWVLYTGTPVDGVKKQLATMAEKERNLFGTPSMGDLYEKSDSKVYMKVR; encoded by the coding sequence GTGAGGAGTATCATCGGCAACAGGACGAAACGTGGTGGCTTCACTCTCGTCGAACTGCTCATCGTCGTCATCATCATCGGCATCCTTTCCGGCGGCATGATGCTCGTGGCCGGATCGGGAACGGACAAGGCCGAGGCCACGAGGATCGTCTCCGACCTGCGTACGCTGAAGACGGCGGCGCTGATGTACGCCGCCGACAACAACATGGTCTGGACCGAGACGATCAACGACCTGTCCACCTACCTCGACAAGAGCCTTGCCAGCAGCGATTACGGCCTGGAGGCGGGCAGCGACGATCTCTGGGTCCTTTACACAGGCACCCCCGTCGACGGCGTCAAGAAACAGCTCGCGACGATGGCGGAAAAGGAAAGAAACCTCTTCGGCACGCCTTCGATGGGAGATCTGTACGAAAAGAGCGACAGCAAGGTGTACATGAAGGTTCGGTAG
- a CDS encoding carbohydrate-binding protein, with translation MQRSKKGFSLVELLVAVVVLGVLSATMMLASRSGTAKAEAVRIVGDLRTAKAAAVMYYAEKGRWPTEVASIEPYLARTFDNDDGRYRFAQDGALFGYVNDALDQKVKDALLQIADKEKNLFRQDGSPLWSALPDGLLRRIASGFLAFLEPLPAEAVVTPFGVFIRIRGEALGGTGDDNDDDDDDDDDDDDDDDDDDDDDDDDVTGDPWESGKVYVQGDRVVYNGALYEAWHWTQGTVPGQVGSPWQEITTEWRDFNKYEGGDVVEYEGNLYTAWYAIYPSVGNVTDPPGTVGSPWQEQTDQWRACNIYKGGEVIWYEGKQYRAKWYRGAGSDADPTNSEAWELL, from the coding sequence ATGCAACGCTCGAAAAAGGGGTTTTCTCTCGTCGAACTTCTCGTCGCCGTCGTCGTTCTCGGCGTTCTGTCGGCGACGATGATGCTCGCCTCCCGGTCGGGAACGGCCAAGGCCGAGGCCGTCCGGATCGTCGGCGATCTTCGCACGGCCAAGGCGGCCGCCGTCATGTACTATGCCGAAAAAGGCCGATGGCCGACCGAGGTGGCCTCCATCGAGCCCTACCTGGCGAGGACGTTCGACAACGACGACGGCAGGTACCGTTTCGCCCAGGACGGAGCTCTCTTCGGCTATGTCAACGACGCGCTCGATCAGAAGGTCAAGGACGCCCTCCTGCAGATCGCCGATAAGGAAAAAAACCTCTTCCGCCAGGACGGAAGTCCGTTGTGGAGTGCCCTCCCCGATGGCCTCTTGCGGAGGATCGCCTCCGGATTCCTCGCGTTTCTGGAACCCCTTCCCGCCGAGGCCGTCGTGACGCCTTTCGGCGTCTTCATCCGCATCCGAGGCGAGGCTCTCGGCGGCACCGGTGACGACAACGACGATGACGATGACGATGACGACGATGACGATGATGACGATGATGACGATGACGATGATGACGATGACGACGTTACCGGAGACCCCTGGGAGAGCGGGAAGGTTTACGTGCAAGGGGATAGGGTCGTCTATAACGGGGCCCTCTATGAGGCCTGGCATTGGACTCAGGGAACGGTTCCCGGTCAGGTGGGCAGTCCCTGGCAGGAGATCACGACGGAATGGCGCGATTTCAATAAATATGAGGGCGGAGATGTCGTCGAATACGAGGGGAACCTCTATACGGCCTGGTATGCCATCTACCCCTCGGTGGGCAACGTTACGGATCCTCCCGGAACGGTGGGATCTCCCTGGCAGGAGCAGACCGATCAGTGGAGAGCCTGTAACATCTACAAAGGAGGGGAGGTGATCTGGTACGAGGGGAAACAGTACAGGGCAAAATGGTATCGAGGCGCGGGATCGGATGCGGATCCGACGAATTCCGAGGCCTGGGAGCTTCTCTGA
- a CDS encoding type II secretion system F family protein: MNFRYRARSADGRIVEGVIKDVGTQAEAVNRLRLLKMLPITVTEAKGGHPSSSSLYARLRLIATVPLKDKALFFRQVTTMVAAGVPLGSSLDLLSRQIANPRLADAVTFVKQRVDGGQSFSGAMRLRKEFSPLMIAVVRAGEEGGVLDRSLDRLATFLERQDALKRKVVSAVSYPAVVFGFALFVLYLLVTVVVPRFSTVFDSLNVELPALTRHTFRAALWFRRYWYVPLAVVAALVGLVIAMGRNDGTRYYVDKAKLKLPVFGDLILKSSMARSHRTLASLVESGVPILQALAMTADTAGNVVIERAFKTIEEGARKGIAIGELTRRQKIFPPMVGHMITVGEQTGRLEEMVDKVADWFELELDEKVKRLTAILEPLLIIFVGAVVAAVALAVFLPIVSAIQTMI; this comes from the coding sequence GTGAATTTTCGCTACAGGGCCCGCAGCGCCGACGGCCGGATCGTCGAAGGCGTCATCAAAGACGTCGGAACTCAGGCCGAGGCCGTCAACCGGCTTCGGCTGCTTAAGATGTTGCCCATCACGGTGACGGAGGCGAAGGGGGGACATCCTTCCTCTTCGTCGCTCTATGCCAGGCTGCGTCTCATCGCCACCGTTCCCCTGAAGGACAAGGCCCTTTTCTTCCGTCAGGTGACGACCATGGTCGCCGCCGGCGTCCCCCTGGGCTCGTCGTTGGATCTCCTTTCCCGCCAGATCGCCAACCCTCGCCTCGCCGACGCCGTCACCTTCGTCAAACAGCGCGTCGACGGAGGCCAGTCCTTCAGCGGGGCCATGCGCCTGCGCAAGGAGTTCTCCCCTCTCATGATCGCCGTCGTCCGTGCCGGAGAGGAGGGGGGCGTCCTCGACAGAAGCCTCGACCGTCTGGCCACCTTTCTCGAGCGTCAGGATGCCCTGAAACGCAAAGTCGTCTCGGCCGTCTCCTATCCGGCCGTCGTCTTCGGCTTCGCCCTTTTCGTGCTCTACCTTCTCGTCACCGTCGTCGTCCCCCGCTTTTCCACCGTCTTCGACAGCCTCAACGTCGAACTTCCGGCCCTCACCCGCCATACCTTCAGGGCCGCGCTCTGGTTCCGCCGCTACTGGTACGTGCCTCTTGCCGTCGTCGCCGCCCTCGTCGGCCTCGTCATCGCGATGGGGCGCAACGACGGCACGCGCTACTATGTCGATAAGGCCAAGCTGAAACTGCCCGTCTTCGGCGACCTCATCCTGAAATCCTCCATGGCCCGCAGCCACCGAACCCTGGCCTCCCTCGTCGAATCGGGCGTTCCGATCCTTCAGGCCCTCGCCATGACGGCCGATACGGCCGGAAACGTCGTCATCGAGAGGGCTTTCAAAACGATCGAGGAGGGGGCCCGCAAGGGCATCGCCATCGGAGAGCTGACGCGGCGCCAGAAGATCTTCCCCCCCATGGTCGGCCACATGATCACCGTCGGAGAACAGACGGGGCGCCTGGAGGAGATGGTCGACAAGGTGGCCGACTGGTTCGAGCTGGAGCTGGACGAGAAGGTCAAGCGCCTTACGGCCATCCTGGAGCCGCTCCTCATCATCTTCGTCGGCGCCGTCGTCGCCGCCGTCGCCCTGGCCGTCTTTCTTCCCATCGTCAGCGCCATCCAGACGATGATATGA
- a CDS encoding type IV pilus twitching motility protein PilT: MALTVTVQALLAEVVRRNASDVHFAVGVAPALRIDGQLRQIANLPPLEPGDVDKVLDELLSYNQRQQFREKKEIDFSFSFRGESGLSGRFRGNGYFELGRPALALRLIPDKVRSISQLLLPKTLMNVCQARRGLFLVTGPTGHGKSTTMAALIQEINLTRSCHVVTIEDPVEYLFRSERAIVSQREVGSDTGSFTEALRRVLRQDPDVILIGEMRDLETIGAALTAAETGHLVFATLHTADAPQSVDRIIDVFPSEQQRQIRLQVSSVLIGICSQQLIAVSGGGRIVATELLLANNAIRNCIREGKLGQIKSAMQTGGEAGMHTMEQDLARYVKQGVLSYDDAASYAYDLKDLERLVFEGMV, translated from the coding sequence TTGGCCCTCACCGTCACCGTCCAGGCCCTCCTTGCGGAAGTCGTCCGGCGCAACGCCAGCGACGTCCATTTCGCCGTCGGCGTCGCCCCTGCCCTGCGGATCGACGGTCAGCTGCGACAGATCGCCAACCTCCCTCCCCTGGAGCCCGGAGATGTCGATAAGGTCCTCGACGAGCTGCTCAGTTACAATCAGCGTCAGCAGTTTCGCGAAAAAAAGGAGATCGACTTCAGCTTTTCCTTTCGGGGTGAAAGCGGCCTTTCCGGGCGGTTCAGGGGCAACGGCTACTTCGAGTTGGGCCGTCCCGCCTTGGCCCTGCGCCTCATTCCCGACAAGGTGCGCTCCATAAGTCAACTTCTCCTTCCGAAGACCCTCATGAATGTCTGTCAGGCACGCCGAGGGCTTTTTCTCGTCACCGGTCCCACCGGCCACGGGAAAAGCACGACCATGGCCGCCCTCATCCAGGAGATCAACTTGACAAGAAGCTGCCATGTCGTGACGATAGAGGACCCCGTCGAATACCTTTTCCGCTCGGAGCGCGCCATCGTCTCCCAGCGCGAAGTGGGCTCCGATACGGGCAGTTTCACCGAGGCCCTGCGTCGCGTCCTCCGCCAGGATCCCGATGTGATCCTCATCGGCGAAATGCGCGACCTCGAGACGATCGGCGCCGCTCTGACCGCGGCGGAGACGGGCCATCTCGTCTTCGCCACGCTGCACACCGCCGACGCCCCCCAGAGCGTCGATCGCATCATCGACGTCTTTCCCTCGGAACAGCAGCGCCAGATCCGTCTTCAGGTCAGCTCCGTCCTCATCGGCATCTGTTCGCAGCAACTCATCGCCGTCTCCGGCGGCGGACGCATCGTCGCCACCGAGCTTCTGCTTGCCAACAACGCCATCCGCAACTGCATCCGTGAGGGGAAGCTGGGGCAGATCAAGAGCGCCATGCAGACGGGCGGGGAGGCCGGCATGCATACCATGGAGCAGGACCTCGCCCGCTACGTCAAACAGGGCGTTCTCTCCTACGATGACGCCGCCAGCTATGCCTATGATCTCAAGGACCTGGAGCGTCTCGTCTTCGAAGGGATGGTCTAG
- a CDS encoding GspE/PulE family protein, with the protein MADNRPIRLGDLLLEAQAVTSRQLDSALEEQRQTGMRLGEILIKNGWLTERQLAESLSHQLRLPLISLARYRPQPDAIRALPENVARRLEVLPLSLSDDRRLKVAMADPLDILAIDELHLTTKLEIEIGVSVPSEIHRELERAYSMQDSFEDAMVEVVQAGGGFIEMELSSQGAAADDAPVIKIVNDVLERAVREGASDVHIEPFERHAQVRYRVDGQLFNVVDFPKSLHPAVVSRIKIMAEMDIAERRRPQDGRILIKVLDRRVDIRVSSLPTVYGEKIVFRILDQSNAKVGLEKIGFSEEDRSLVDDILSVPYGIILVTGPTGSGKSTTLYSMLEKINRPEVNIVTVEDPVEYTLGGVSQVHVNERAGLSFAAALRSILRQDPDKIMIGEIRDTETAQLAIRAALTGHLVLSTLHTNDAPSAVIRLIDMGVPPFLVASSLTAMIAQRLLRRLCTRCKESYIIPDAVCRSLSLPEGSRAWRPVGCDDCRGTGYLGRTGIFEILVVSEEMRRCISDEVSGDELRHLALHAGMKTLRASGLEKVLQGITSLEEVLAATFN; encoded by the coding sequence GTGGCAGATAATCGACCGATACGGCTGGGGGATCTTCTCCTCGAGGCCCAGGCCGTGACGTCCCGTCAGCTTGATTCGGCTCTGGAGGAACAGCGCCAGACGGGCATGCGGCTCGGCGAGATTCTCATCAAAAACGGGTGGCTCACGGAGCGCCAGCTTGCCGAATCCCTCAGCCATCAATTGAGGCTTCCCCTCATCTCGCTTGCCCGCTATCGCCCTCAACCGGATGCCATCCGGGCTTTGCCGGAGAACGTCGCCCGGCGTCTGGAGGTTCTTCCCCTCTCTCTCAGCGACGACAGACGCCTCAAGGTCGCCATGGCCGATCCTCTCGACATCCTCGCCATCGACGAGCTGCACCTGACGACGAAGCTGGAGATCGAGATCGGCGTTTCCGTTCCCTCTGAAATCCACAGAGAGCTGGAAAGGGCCTACTCCATGCAGGACTCCTTCGAAGACGCCATGGTGGAAGTCGTTCAGGCCGGAGGCGGCTTTATCGAGATGGAACTGTCGTCGCAGGGAGCGGCGGCGGATGACGCCCCCGTCATCAAGATCGTCAACGACGTTTTGGAGCGGGCTGTTCGAGAAGGAGCCTCCGACGTCCATATCGAGCCCTTCGAGCGCCATGCTCAGGTTCGTTATCGCGTCGACGGTCAGCTTTTCAACGTCGTCGATTTTCCCAAAAGCCTCCATCCGGCCGTGGTTTCACGCATCAAGATCATGGCCGAAATGGACATCGCCGAGCGTCGCAGGCCTCAGGATGGGCGGATTCTCATCAAAGTCCTCGACCGCCGCGTCGATATCCGCGTCTCTTCGCTCCCCACCGTCTACGGAGAGAAGATCGTTTTCCGCATCCTCGATCAGAGCAACGCCAAGGTGGGACTGGAGAAGATCGGCTTCAGCGAGGAGGATCGCTCTCTCGTCGACGACATCCTCTCCGTTCCCTACGGCATCATTCTCGTCACCGGTCCCACGGGAAGCGGAAAAAGCACGACTCTCTACTCGATGCTGGAAAAGATCAACAGGCCCGAGGTCAACATCGTCACCGTCGAGGACCCCGTCGAGTATACCCTGGGCGGCGTCTCCCAGGTTCACGTCAACGAAAGGGCGGGACTCTCCTTTGCGGCGGCCCTGCGCTCCATTCTCCGCCAGGATCCGGACAAAATCATGATCGGCGAGATTCGGGATACCGAAACGGCCCAGCTGGCCATAAGAGCCGCCCTGACGGGACATCTCGTCCTCTCCACGCTTCACACCAACGATGCCCCCAGCGCCGTCATCCGCCTCATCGACATGGGCGTTCCCCCCTTCCTCGTCGCCTCCTCTTTGACGGCCATGATCGCCCAACGCCTTCTGCGCCGCCTCTGTACGCGGTGCAAAGAGAGTTATATCATCCCCGACGCCGTCTGCCGCTCCCTTTCCCTTCCGGAAGGATCGAGGGCCTGGCGCCCCGTCGGCTGTGACGACTGCCGAGGAACGGGCTATCTGGGGCGAACGGGCATCTTTGAGATACTCGTCGTATCCGAGGAGATGCGCCGTTGCATCAGCGACGAGGTGAGCGGCGACGAGCTGCGTCATCTCGCCCTGCACGCCGGCATGAAGACCCTGCGCGCCTCCGGTCTGGAGAAAGTCCTCCAGGGGATCACCAGCCTCGAAGAGGTCCTGGCGGCCACCTTCAACTGA
- a CDS encoding transglycosylase domain-containing protein produces the protein MADDPRSPERRKEKKPERAFSFLRFLGALLLLSLALALATAAVMTTLYVKRISADLPSLDEMARQRPNLATEVYDRQNRLIARLFLENRTWVSLDQISPWMQKAAIAAEDGDFYSHSGLDFLGMARAFWVNLTHGRTRQGASTITQQLARNLFLSRERTMERKVKEAVLALRLERLYTKDQILEMYLNTIYYGHGTWGIAAASQAYFAKRPGQLSVSEAALLAGLVAAPELYSPYRSLERAQTRRAYVIRRLVDLGWLDGAQAQTALASPPALQKGTVSSAPLDKAPYFVSHILFNHLLPTYGKETVYQEGLRVYTTIDLELQQAAQEAVRRLKSEGALVALAPGTGEVLAMVGGKDFEVSKFNRATQAFRQPGSAFKPFVYAAALQEGLRPVDHVLDAPLIYENGWAPQNYNEKFGGEITLLEALTHSNNVATVRVAESIGIGKVVAMARNLGISSPHLPRDLSLSLGSGSVTPLELGQAYCPFANGGYRVTPYFIREIRRHDGEILEQQGPQLSPAISPELAAEVQGMLKNVVRAGTGRSVAIPDMDVLGKTGTTNDWSDAWFVGSVPGILAVVYAGHDDHKPLGNRATGSTIAAPVWKAFIDKAVAELRPPHRFFLGDADVEEIQVCRETGYLASPSCSSTVAVLMERSKAPTSFCPLHGGDWYAAQMDPLAPRLILVRDDTVLLAQYGLGQSAVAAQPTEVVPLPAFAPSPAPTPPPKAETKPYKIDPSPAQIVEDRYQDLLKQYGLTN, from the coding sequence ATGGCCGATGACCCTCGGTCCCCGGAGCGACGGAAGGAGAAAAAGCCCGAGAGAGCTTTCTCCTTCCTGCGCTTTCTCGGAGCCCTTCTTCTCCTTTCTCTGGCCCTGGCTTTGGCTACGGCGGCGGTGATGACGACCCTTTACGTGAAACGCATCTCCGCCGACCTTCCCTCTTTGGATGAGATGGCCCGTCAGCGCCCCAACCTGGCGACGGAAGTCTATGACAGGCAGAACCGCCTCATCGCACGGCTTTTTCTGGAAAACCGCACCTGGGTTTCCCTGGACCAGATTTCTCCCTGGATGCAAAAGGCGGCCATCGCCGCCGAGGATGGCGATTTTTACAGCCACAGCGGCCTTGATTTCCTCGGTATGGCCCGCGCCTTCTGGGTCAACCTGACTCACGGCCGGACCCGCCAGGGGGCGAGCACCATCACGCAGCAGCTCGCCCGGAATCTCTTCCTCTCGCGGGAGAGAACGATGGAGCGCAAGGTCAAGGAGGCCGTCCTCGCCCTCCGGCTCGAGCGTCTCTACACTAAGGATCAGATCCTCGAGATGTACCTCAACACGATCTACTACGGCCACGGGACTTGGGGAATCGCGGCGGCGAGTCAGGCCTATTTCGCCAAGCGTCCCGGTCAGCTTTCCGTTTCCGAGGCGGCCCTCTTGGCCGGCCTCGTGGCGGCCCCGGAGCTTTATTCGCCCTATCGTTCGCTGGAGAGGGCCCAAACCCGCCGGGCCTACGTGATCCGCCGTCTCGTCGACCTCGGGTGGCTCGACGGAGCCCAGGCTCAGACGGCCCTGGCCTCGCCTCCGGCCCTCCAGAAAGGGACGGTCAGTTCGGCTCCCCTGGACAAGGCCCCCTATTTCGTCTCGCACATCCTTTTCAACCACCTCCTCCCCACCTACGGCAAGGAGACCGTCTACCAGGAGGGACTGCGCGTCTACACCACCATCGACTTGGAGCTTCAGCAGGCGGCACAAGAGGCCGTGCGGCGTCTCAAGAGCGAGGGGGCCCTGGTCGCCCTGGCGCCCGGAACGGGCGAAGTGCTGGCCATGGTGGGGGGAAAAGATTTCGAGGTAAGCAAGTTCAACCGGGCCACTCAGGCCTTTCGGCAGCCGGGCTCGGCCTTTAAGCCCTTCGTCTATGCCGCGGCCCTTCAGGAGGGACTGCGTCCCGTCGATCACGTCCTCGACGCCCCTCTGATCTATGAAAACGGTTGGGCGCCTCAGAACTACAACGAAAAATTCGGAGGGGAGATCACCCTTCTCGAGGCCCTGACCCACTCCAACAACGTCGCCACGGTACGCGTGGCCGAGTCGATCGGCATCGGCAAAGTCGTCGCCATGGCCCGCAATCTGGGGATATCGAGCCCCCATCTGCCCCGCGACCTTTCCCTCTCTCTGGGTTCGGGAAGCGTGACCCCGCTGGAGCTGGGCCAGGCCTACTGTCCCTTCGCCAACGGCGGCTACCGGGTGACGCCCTACTTCATCCGAGAGATCAGGCGACACGACGGAGAAATTCTCGAGCAGCAGGGTCCTCAACTGAGTCCGGCCATTTCGCCGGAGCTGGCAGCGGAGGTCCAGGGCATGTTGAAAAATGTCGTCCGCGCCGGGACGGGACGGTCCGTGGCGATCCCCGACATGGACGTTCTCGGCAAGACGGGGACGACGAACGACTGGAGCGACGCGTGGTTCGTCGGCTCCGTCCCCGGAATTCTGGCCGTCGTCTACGCGGGACACGACGACCACAAGCCCCTGGGCAACCGCGCCACGGGCAGCACCATCGCCGCTCCCGTATGGAAGGCCTTCATCGATAAAGCCGTCGCCGAACTTCGACCTCCCCACCGTTTTTTCCTCGGCGATGCCGATGTCGAAGAGATCCAGGTCTGCCGAGAGACGGGCTATCTGGCCTCACCCTCCTGCAGTTCCACCGTGGCGGTGCTGATGGAGAGAAGCAAGGCTCCGACCTCGTTCTGTCCTCTCCACGGCGGGGACTGGTACGCCGCCCAGATGGACCCCTTGGCTCCAAGGCTGATCCTTGTCCGCGACGACACGGTCCTGCTGGCCCAGTACGGTTTGGGACAGTCTGCCGTGGCCGCCCAGCCGACGGAGGTCGTCCCCCTCCCGGCCTTCGCGCCTTCGCCGGCGCCGACACCGCCGCCGAAGGCGGAGACCAAGCCCTACAAGATCGACCCCAGCCCGGCCCAGATCGTCGAAGATCGTTATCAGGACCTGCTCAAACAGTACGGTCTGACGAACTGA